One Coregonus clupeaformis isolate EN_2021a chromosome 21, ASM2061545v1, whole genome shotgun sequence DNA window includes the following coding sequences:
- the LOC121535541 gene encoding E3 ubiquitin-protein ligase RING2 isoform X2, translating into MTQTVQTNGVQPLSKTWELSLYELQRTPQEAITDGLEIAVSPRSLHSELMCPICLDMLKNTMTTKECLHRFCADCIITALRSGNKECPTCRKKLVSKRSLRPDPNFDALISKIYPSRDEYEAHQERVLARISKHNNQQALSHSIEEGLKIQAMNRLQRGKKHQLENGSGAEDNGDSSHCSNASVHSNQAGPSIKRTKTSDDSGLDMDNATENGGGGDLAMDGASEIELVFRPHPTLMDKEDTVQTSVEFVPRYIKTSGNATVDHLSKYLAVRLALEELRKNGEVSPVDVDAASEKQYTIYIPTANGQFTVLNGSFSLELVSEKYWKVNKPMELYFAPTKEHK; encoded by the exons GAGGCCATCACCGATGGGCTGGAGATAGCGGTGTCTCCCAGGAGCCTCCACAGTGAGCTGATGTGTCCGATCTGTCTGGACATGCTCAAGAACACCATGACAACCAAGGAGTGTCTGCACCGCTTCTGTGCTGACTGCATCATCACTGCCCTCAGATCAGG CAACAAGGAATGTCCTACGTGCAGAAAGAAGCTGGTGTCTAAACGATCCCTGCGGCCGGACCCTAACTTTGACGCCCTCATCAGTAAGATCTACCCCAGCAGAGATGAGTACGAGGCCCATCAGGAGAGGGTTCTGGCCCGCATCTCCAAACACAACAACCAGCAGGCCCTGTCCCACAGCATCGAGGAGGGCCTCAAGATACAGGCCATGAACAG GCTGCAGCGGGGGAAGAAGCACCAGCTGGAGAACGGGAGCGGGGCGGAGGACAACGGTGACTCCTCCCACTGCAGCAACGCATCCGTCCACTCCAACCAG GCGGGGCCGAGCATCAAGCGTACCAAGACGTCAGATGACTCCGGCCTGGACATGGATAATGCTACagagaacggaggaggaggagacctGGCGATGGACGGCGCCAGCGAGATAGAGCTGGTGTTCCGCCCTCACCCTACGCTCATGGACAAGGAGGACACCGTGCAGACCAG TGTTGAGTTTGTTCCCAGGTACATCAAGACGTCAGGTAACGCCACAGTGGACCACCTGTCCAAGTACCTAGCGGTGCGTCTGGCCCTGGAGGAACTGAGGAAGAACGGAGAGGTCAGCCCCGTAGATGTAGACGCTGCCTCCGAGAAACAATACACCATCTACATCCCTACAGCCAACGGCCAGTTCACG GTGCTGAACGGGTCTTTCTCTCTGGAGCTTGTCAGTGAGAAGTACTGGAAGGTCAACAAGCCCATGGAGCTGTACTTCGCCCCCACCAAGGAGCACAAGTAG
- the LOC121535541 gene encoding E3 ubiquitin-protein ligase RING2 isoform X1 has product MTQTVQTNGVQPLSKTWELSLYELQRTPQEAITDGLEIAVSPRSLHSELMCPICLDMLKNTMTTKECLHRFCADCIITALRSGNKECPTCRKKLVSKRSLRPDPNFDALISKIYPSRDEYEAHQERVLARISKHNNQQALSHSIEEGLKIQAMNRLQRGKKHQLENGSGAEDNGDSSHCSNASVHSNQEAGPSIKRTKTSDDSGLDMDNATENGGGGDLAMDGASEIELVFRPHPTLMDKEDTVQTSVEFVPRYIKTSGNATVDHLSKYLAVRLALEELRKNGEVSPVDVDAASEKQYTIYIPTANGQFTVLNGSFSLELVSEKYWKVNKPMELYFAPTKEHK; this is encoded by the exons GAGGCCATCACCGATGGGCTGGAGATAGCGGTGTCTCCCAGGAGCCTCCACAGTGAGCTGATGTGTCCGATCTGTCTGGACATGCTCAAGAACACCATGACAACCAAGGAGTGTCTGCACCGCTTCTGTGCTGACTGCATCATCACTGCCCTCAGATCAGG CAACAAGGAATGTCCTACGTGCAGAAAGAAGCTGGTGTCTAAACGATCCCTGCGGCCGGACCCTAACTTTGACGCCCTCATCAGTAAGATCTACCCCAGCAGAGATGAGTACGAGGCCCATCAGGAGAGGGTTCTGGCCCGCATCTCCAAACACAACAACCAGCAGGCCCTGTCCCACAGCATCGAGGAGGGCCTCAAGATACAGGCCATGAACAG GCTGCAGCGGGGGAAGAAGCACCAGCTGGAGAACGGGAGCGGGGCGGAGGACAACGGTGACTCCTCCCACTGCAGCAACGCATCCGTCCACTCCAACCAG GAGGCGGGGCCGAGCATCAAGCGTACCAAGACGTCAGATGACTCCGGCCTGGACATGGATAATGCTACagagaacggaggaggaggagacctGGCGATGGACGGCGCCAGCGAGATAGAGCTGGTGTTCCGCCCTCACCCTACGCTCATGGACAAGGAGGACACCGTGCAGACCAG TGTTGAGTTTGTTCCCAGGTACATCAAGACGTCAGGTAACGCCACAGTGGACCACCTGTCCAAGTACCTAGCGGTGCGTCTGGCCCTGGAGGAACTGAGGAAGAACGGAGAGGTCAGCCCCGTAGATGTAGACGCTGCCTCCGAGAAACAATACACCATCTACATCCCTACAGCCAACGGCCAGTTCACG GTGCTGAACGGGTCTTTCTCTCTGGAGCTTGTCAGTGAGAAGTACTGGAAGGTCAACAAGCCCATGGAGCTGTACTTCGCCCCCACCAAGGAGCACAAGTAG